One part of the Verrucomicrobiota bacterium genome encodes these proteins:
- a CDS encoding insulinase family protein, which produces MKTLPVLMTILALPVLTASPEKHNNHGSSKKSEGDVSAIVDTIAKGDPRLSSKPQVFTFPNGLTLIVEENKGAPVASVQAWCNTGSIHEGKLLGAGLSHILEHMLFKGTTSRAPGVIASQVQDQGGYINAYTSYDRTVYWIDVPATGAAKAVDILADAMMNATLPEAEYNKEQEVIRREFAMGYDNPDRTASLLLFRTAFHTSPFKEPVIGHLDIYNKLNRQDVLDYYKRRYVPNNLCFVVVGDVNAAEIRDQLTACFEKYPRMPLEPVTIAEEPPQLGKQEARDTFPTDLSRMNIAWRAPGATSPDAPAVEVLSAVLGTGTSSILNTEVREKKGLVHQIGAGLYTLTPKEGLIYVGAIADPDKRDAAEKEILAQVEKVAREGITLPELAKAKKALLYEHYHGLSTMRGRASDYGNGWLMTGNAEFGKRYLESIEKVKPEDVRRVAALYLKPEGLTVTSLDPIDHTKSGEGVDAKTAESKISKEVLPNGLRVLIHQDNRLPLVSIIAAFRGGLLAEIPEKNGVSQLAASTIVKGTRTRTAQQIAESVEHVGGSIGATSGNNSFSVAVEVMKDDLPLGMQILSDVLLNATFPEGEVALEKDSQLASIKAEDDQITTTARNLLKPRLYGSHPYALRTTGSPETVSKLTPSDLKAYRDRLVVGKNGVLTIFGAVNPDEVLALAKKEFGTLPSGEISLAQPPVSSPLKESVEASAERQKQQSVIMRGFLGTTIDAVDRPALELIEEASSDLGSRFFVRIREKLGLAYFVGASNSTGLAPGAFVFYLGTDPKKVDLAKHEFNDEIDKLAAEGLTQVELDRAKAKLLGAEAIRNQSAAALGGVCATNELLGLGYDHDKVRKAEIEKVTLEDTKRVANKYFGDAKSVEVVVGPPVSKAAEPLHNPTKAP; this is translated from the coding sequence ATGAAAACACTCCCAGTACTCATGACCATCCTTGCTCTTCCTGTACTCACTGCCTCTCCCGAGAAACATAACAACCATGGGTCTTCCAAAAAAAGTGAGGGGGACGTTTCTGCGATCGTCGATACTATTGCAAAAGGAGATCCGAGGCTTTCTTCAAAGCCGCAGGTCTTCACTTTCCCCAACGGACTGACCCTGATCGTCGAGGAGAACAAGGGTGCGCCCGTCGCGAGCGTGCAGGCTTGGTGCAATACCGGATCCATCCACGAAGGAAAGCTCTTGGGAGCCGGGCTTTCCCATATTCTGGAGCATATGCTTTTCAAGGGGACTACCTCCCGGGCACCCGGCGTGATTGCGAGTCAGGTCCAGGATCAGGGGGGGTATATCAATGCCTACACCTCCTATGATCGTACTGTCTACTGGATCGATGTCCCTGCCACGGGTGCAGCCAAGGCGGTCGATATTCTGGCAGATGCCATGATGAACGCCACGCTTCCTGAAGCCGAGTACAACAAGGAACAGGAGGTCATTCGTCGTGAATTCGCAATGGGCTACGACAATCCCGATCGCACCGCCTCGCTCCTGCTCTTCCGAACGGCCTTCCACACGAGCCCATTCAAGGAACCGGTGATCGGTCATCTCGACATCTATAACAAGCTGAACCGGCAGGATGTCCTCGATTACTACAAGCGCCGCTACGTTCCGAACAATCTCTGCTTTGTCGTGGTCGGCGATGTCAATGCCGCCGAGATCCGCGATCAATTGACAGCCTGCTTCGAGAAATATCCCCGTATGCCGCTCGAACCGGTGACGATCGCTGAGGAGCCACCTCAACTCGGTAAGCAAGAGGCCAGGGATACCTTCCCCACGGATCTCAGCCGCATGAATATAGCCTGGCGTGCTCCCGGCGCCACGAGTCCCGATGCACCCGCCGTCGAGGTCCTCTCGGCTGTTCTTGGGACGGGTACGAGCTCCATCCTGAATACGGAGGTTCGTGAGAAGAAGGGGCTGGTTCACCAGATCGGAGCAGGACTCTATACCCTGACCCCTAAGGAAGGCCTGATCTATGTCGGAGCAATTGCTGATCCCGACAAGCGTGATGCCGCCGAGAAGGAGATCCTTGCCCAGGTGGAGAAAGTCGCAAGGGAGGGGATTACCCTCCCCGAACTGGCCAAGGCGAAGAAGGCTCTTCTCTACGAGCATTATCACGGACTGTCCACAATGCGAGGGCGTGCTTCCGACTATGGGAACGGCTGGCTGATGACAGGAAATGCAGAATTTGGGAAACGATACCTCGAGTCTATCGAGAAGGTGAAACCTGAGGATGTTCGCCGCGTGGCTGCCCTTTATCTCAAGCCGGAGGGACTCACCGTTACCTCGCTCGATCCGATCGATCATACAAAATCAGGTGAGGGGGTTGACGCAAAAACTGCCGAATCAAAGATCAGCAAGGAAGTCCTTCCCAATGGTCTCCGAGTCCTTATTCATCAGGATAACCGGCTCCCCTTGGTCTCCATCATCGCCGCATTCCGCGGAGGTCTCTTGGCCGAGATTCCTGAGAAGAACGGAGTCTCCCAGCTTGCAGCTAGCACCATTGTGAAGGGAACCCGGACCCGCACGGCCCAGCAGATCGCCGAGTCCGTTGAGCATGTGGGGGGATCGATCGGAGCCACTTCGGGCAACAATAGCTTCTCGGTCGCCGTCGAGGTGATGAAGGATGATCTTCCGCTAGGTATGCAGATCCTCTCGGATGTCCTGCTCAACGCCACTTTTCCGGAGGGAGAAGTCGCCCTAGAGAAGGATTCCCAGCTTGCGTCGATCAAGGCCGAGGATGACCAGATCACCACGACGGCTCGCAATCTCCTCAAGCCGCGTCTCTACGGGAGCCATCCCTACGCACTCCGTACTACCGGGTCCCCGGAAACCGTTTCCAAGCTGACCCCTTCCGATTTGAAGGCCTATCGGGACAGGCTCGTTGTCGGCAAGAACGGAGTCCTCACCATCTTCGGTGCGGTGAATCCCGACGAAGTGCTGGCCCTTGCGAAAAAAGAATTCGGGACTCTCCCTTCAGGCGAGATCTCCTTGGCCCAACCTCCTGTCTCTTCACCACTCAAGGAATCTGTGGAGGCTTCTGCCGAGCGCCAGAAACAGCAGTCGGTGATCATGAGGGGATTCCTGGGAACAACGATCGATGCAGTCGACCGACCTGCTCTGGAACTGATCGAGGAGGCTTCCAGCGATTTGGGCTCGCGCTTCTTTGTCCGCATCCGCGAAAAGCTCGGACTGGCGTATTTTGTAGGAGCGTCGAACTCCACCGGCCTGGCGCCCGGCGCCTTCGTCTTTTATCTCGGCACCGATCCGAAGAAGGTTGATCTGGCCAAGCATGAGTTCAACGACGAGATCGACAAGCTTGCTGCCGAGGGCCTTACGCAGGTCGAGCTCGACCGGGCTAAGGCCAAGCTGCTGGGCGCAGAGGCGATCCGAAATCAGTCAGCGGCTGCACTTGGCGGAGTCTGTGCAACTAACGAACTGCTCGGCCTTGGCTACGATCATGACAAGGTCCGTAAGGCCGAGATTGAAAAGGTAACCCTTGAGGATACCAAGCGAGTGGCCAACAAATATTTCGGCGATGCCAAGAGCGTAGAAGTTGTCGTAGGTCCTCCAGTATCCAAGGCTGCCGAACCGCTTCACAATCCCACCAAGGCACCTTAG
- a CDS encoding DUF1844 domain-containing protein, translating into MAEIQQSTNSADLTQRFIELVMMNAQQAALCLGQMAHPSTGKAEVNLDAAKMFIDHLEIIKEKTRGNLNQDEEKILTSVLSELQLAFVQVASGSVAGAESGATGHVHDENCTHDHVDATGPTIQSEIPKAESTPVEEDEGKKKFTKSYGA; encoded by the coding sequence ATGGCCGAAATCCAGCAATCAACAAACTCCGCCGATCTCACCCAGCGCTTCATCGAACTTGTGATGATGAATGCACAGCAGGCAGCCCTCTGTCTCGGACAGATGGCCCATCCCTCCACAGGCAAAGCTGAGGTCAATCTCGATGCTGCCAAGATGTTCATCGACCACCTGGAGATCATCAAGGAGAAGACCCGGGGAAACCTCAACCAGGATGAAGAAAAAATCCTGACCAGCGTCCTCTCGGAACTCCAGTTGGCCTTCGTTCAGGTGGCTTCAGGTTCAGTTGCTGGAGCCGAATCCGGAGCCACCGGACATGTCCATGATGAGAATTGCACTCATGATCACGTTGATGCTACTGGGCCGACAATCCAGTCCGAGATCCCAAAAGCCGAGTCAACTCCCGTCGAGGAAGACGAGGGTAAGAAGAAGTTCACCAAGAGCTACGGCGCTTAG
- a CDS encoding chalcone isomerase family protein produces the protein MKRGFTLPILSLLLSALPLKALEIQGVSVPPMAQVNGQKLQLNGAGLRTFTLLMIPIKIYVASVYTPAAIRTATSMMSSQGPMQFDFTFLRAVGQSDVVKAWTSQFAQSVSYTYPGYARDRDAFIAMLGPLKNLGVEQVQFIGTNTIVIDQGTLKGTIPGRDFQKSFLSLWFGSNPVAADLKASLLGK, from the coding sequence ATGAAGAGAGGATTCACACTTCCTATCCTTTCTCTGCTTCTGAGCGCGTTGCCTCTGAAGGCCCTTGAGATTCAAGGGGTGAGCGTTCCTCCGATGGCTCAGGTCAATGGTCAGAAACTGCAGCTCAATGGTGCGGGATTGCGTACATTCACCCTGCTGATGATCCCGATCAAGATCTACGTAGCCTCAGTCTACACTCCTGCGGCGATCAGGACGGCGACATCCATGATGTCTTCACAGGGCCCCATGCAGTTCGACTTCACCTTCCTGCGAGCCGTCGGTCAATCCGATGTAGTCAAGGCTTGGACCTCTCAGTTTGCCCAGAGCGTCAGCTACACCTATCCCGGCTATGCACGGGATCGCGATGCTTTCATTGCCATGCTCGGTCCCTTGAAAAACTTGGGGGTTGAGCAGGTCCAGTTTATCGGCACGAACACCATTGTGATCGATCAAGGAACCCTGAAGGGAACCATCCCGGGGCGCGACTTCCAGAAATCCTTTCTCAGCCTCTGGTTCGGGTCGAATCCTGTGGCCGCCGATCTGAAAGCGTCCTTGCTGGGTAAGTAA
- a CDS encoding MBL fold metallo-hydrolase: protein MRFTNLTRSAGIGSNCYRLDLPEGSVILDCGMDPEQVGHDATPILEEVENGSIRSTILTHAHQDHVGCLPLLQSRQPGMPVLMTLGTARIADVMLHNSVNVMNRQQEELKLADYPLFSHRAIEMASRMWRHCALERPLSLDGDRVAGETDSTTVTFHDAGHILGSAGVMIRSEGKKFFYTGDVNFEDQTIQTGARFPEEPVDVLLMETTRGNAPLPDGFTRAKEEIRFASAVAAALGEGASITIPVFALGKTQEVMALLWQMQRDRVIPPTPLYVGGLSSKITAVYDTMAAQVPRRLPHLRLMNDVAPYVAGGAEIQSLNPRKRAIYALSSGMMTENTLSNVFARKVLPDPSQYLFFVGYADPNSPAGHVRNAEPGSVVQLTSAGAPVPFHCHREVFTFSAHAQRDDLLSYAIKVRPKTILLVHGDEPAVEWFKSELYSALPDTKVIAPPPGQTIEL, encoded by the coding sequence ATGCGTTTTACGAATCTGACGAGGAGTGCCGGGATCGGTTCCAACTGTTATCGCCTCGACCTTCCGGAGGGTTCCGTGATCCTCGACTGCGGCATGGATCCCGAGCAGGTCGGCCATGACGCGACACCCATCTTGGAGGAGGTGGAAAATGGATCGATCCGCTCCACGATCCTCACCCATGCCCATCAGGACCATGTCGGTTGTCTTCCCCTACTCCAGTCCCGTCAGCCGGGAATGCCCGTCCTCATGACCCTGGGCACCGCCCGGATTGCCGATGTCATGCTGCACAATTCGGTCAATGTCATGAACCGCCAGCAGGAAGAACTGAAACTTGCCGACTATCCCCTCTTCAGTCACCGCGCCATTGAAATGGCTTCGCGTATGTGGCGGCACTGCGCTCTCGAGCGCCCTCTCTCGCTGGATGGTGATCGTGTCGCGGGAGAGACTGACTCAACAACAGTCACCTTCCATGACGCGGGACATATCCTAGGCTCCGCAGGCGTCATGATCCGCTCGGAGGGTAAGAAGTTCTTCTACACGGGCGACGTGAACTTCGAGGACCAGACCATCCAGACAGGAGCCCGCTTCCCCGAGGAACCGGTCGATGTCCTGCTCATGGAGACGACCCGTGGGAATGCCCCTTTACCCGACGGCTTCACCAGAGCTAAGGAAGAAATCCGATTTGCATCAGCCGTCGCTGCGGCTCTCGGGGAAGGGGCCAGCATAACAATCCCGGTCTTCGCTCTCGGAAAGACCCAGGAGGTCATGGCACTGCTCTGGCAAATGCAGAGAGACCGCGTCATCCCCCCCACCCCTCTCTATGTCGGGGGACTCAGCAGCAAGATCACAGCTGTCTACGACACAATGGCTGCTCAAGTGCCGAGACGCCTCCCCCATCTCCGCCTTATGAATGACGTCGCCCCGTATGTGGCCGGGGGGGCTGAGATTCAATCGCTCAACCCCCGAAAGCGTGCCATCTATGCACTCAGCAGCGGCATGATGACCGAGAATACTCTCTCCAATGTCTTTGCCCGGAAGGTGCTGCCTGATCCTTCTCAGTATCTTTTCTTTGTCGGCTATGCAGATCCCAACTCACCCGCGGGACATGTCAGGAATGCTGAACCGGGAAGCGTCGTGCAACTTACCTCAGCGGGGGCGCCCGTTCCCTTTCACTGCCACAGGGAGGTCTTCACCTTCAGTGCCCATGCTCAGAGGGATGATCTTCTCTCCTATGCGATCAAGGTCAGGCCTAAGACCATCCTTCTGGTCCATGGAGACGAACCGGCAGTCGAATGGTTCAAGAGCGAACTCTACTCAGCGCTACCTGACACCAAGGTCATCGCACCTCCCCCAGGACAGACGATCGAGCTGTAG
- a CDS encoding DUF1800 domain-containing protein: MFSPFPEKLWDRKMAAHLLDRAGFGGTPSEIDALVRMGPEKAVATFIQADDDSDLFPRPELLMPDQRLEYKRREKAALTEDERKTVVKELRKVEAASMLDLRLWWLNRMRYTAAPLQEKATLFWHGHFATSNQKVNDPYLMWQQNDTLRRYALGKFPDMLKALSRDPAMIRWLDLGQSRKDHPNENFAREIMELFSLGEGHYTERDIQESARAFTGYRINYETGQFHFQERDFDPGTKTFFDKTGNLSGDDIIDAIVAQPQCARFIGKKLWVFFVAENPPEATLSAVAELLLSNGYDIGATLQKIFSSSVFYSPKVVHHQIKSPVQWIMQTTKMLEIPLPDERVLENSLSSLGQVVFAPPNVKGWDGGRSWISASSLLYRYNLAAYLLSGKARILGGGNTKIAVIPLETIAPLSLRGSSDQLLDELAFRVFNYPLPIKDRATYLTYLEKHPTPYSDNVVRDLMQLMMSTPDYQLT, encoded by the coding sequence ATGTTCTCCCCGTTTCCCGAAAAGCTCTGGGATCGCAAGATGGCTGCACATCTGCTTGATAGGGCAGGCTTTGGAGGCACTCCTTCGGAGATAGATGCACTAGTCAGAATGGGGCCGGAAAAGGCTGTGGCCACCTTTATCCAGGCTGATGATGACAGTGATCTGTTTCCGAGACCCGAGTTACTCATGCCGGATCAACGCCTCGAGTACAAGCGGCGTGAAAAAGCGGCACTCACGGAGGACGAGCGCAAGACAGTAGTGAAGGAGTTACGCAAAGTGGAGGCCGCATCGATGCTCGATCTCCGCCTCTGGTGGCTAAATAGGATGCGCTACACAGCCGCCCCCCTACAGGAAAAGGCCACCCTCTTCTGGCACGGTCACTTCGCCACCAGCAATCAGAAGGTGAATGATCCCTACCTGATGTGGCAGCAGAACGATACGCTTCGCCGTTACGCCCTCGGGAAGTTTCCCGATATGCTCAAGGCCTTGTCACGCGATCCGGCCATGATCCGGTGGCTCGATCTCGGTCAGAGTCGCAAGGACCATCCCAACGAGAACTTTGCCCGTGAGATCATGGAACTCTTCTCCTTGGGTGAGGGTCATTACACAGAGAGGGATATCCAGGAATCAGCCCGTGCCTTCACCGGATACCGCATCAATTACGAGACCGGCCAGTTTCACTTTCAGGAAAGGGATTTTGATCCCGGCACGAAGACGTTTTTCGACAAGACGGGAAACTTATCAGGTGATGACATCATCGATGCGATCGTGGCTCAACCCCAGTGCGCTCGGTTCATTGGAAAAAAACTCTGGGTCTTTTTCGTGGCTGAGAATCCTCCTGAAGCAACCCTCAGCGCCGTGGCAGAACTCCTGCTCTCCAACGGTTATGATATCGGGGCAACCCTCCAAAAGATCTTCAGCAGCTCTGTCTTCTATTCGCCTAAGGTCGTCCATCACCAGATTAAGAGTCCAGTGCAATGGATCATGCAGACAACCAAGATGCTGGAGATCCCTCTTCCGGATGAGCGAGTGCTGGAAAACTCCCTCTCCTCGCTGGGTCAGGTTGTTTTCGCTCCGCCGAACGTCAAGGGCTGGGATGGAGGGCGTTCATGGATCAGCGCCTCCAGTCTACTCTATCGTTACAACCTGGCAGCCTATCTGCTCAGTGGGAAGGCTCGCATCCTGGGTGGCGGCAATACCAAGATCGCGGTGATTCCTCTGGAAACAATCGCCCCGTTAAGCCTCCGGGGGAGCTCCGACCAGCTTCTGGATGAACTGGCATTTCGGGTGTTCAACTACCCGCTTCCTATCAAGGATCGCGCCACCTACCTGACCTATCTGGAAAAACACCCAACACCTTATTCCGATAATGTCGTCCGCGATCTCATGCAGCTCATGATGAGCACCCCCGACTACCAACTGACATAA